One Nycticebus coucang isolate mNycCou1 chromosome 7, mNycCou1.pri, whole genome shotgun sequence genomic window, ttcaaccggtgtgccatgagaggacaTTTGGTGTGCTGGGAACATTTCTGAAgatcattattttctaaagaagttaaaagcagagggtggtgcctgtggttcaaggagtagggcactggctccatatactggaggtggcaggttcaaacccggccccagccaaaaacaaaaagaaagaaaaaaaaattaaaagcaggcTGGGCttcatggctcacgcctataatcccagcactctgggaagccaaggcaagcggatcacctgagctcacaggttcaagaccagcccgagctagagtgagactcccctcctctaaaaatagctgggcattgtgggaggtgcctgtaatcccagctacttgggaggctgagctaagagaatcactggaggcggcgcctgtggctcagtcggtaaggcgctggccccatataccgagggtggcaggttcaaacccggcccggccaaactgcaaccaaaaaatagccgggcgttgtggtgggcacctgtagtcccagctactcgggaggctgaggcaagagaatcgcttcagcccaggagttggaggttgctgtgagctgtgtgagccacggcactctaccgagggccataaagtgagactctgtctctacaaaaaaaaaaagagagaatcactggagcccaggagtttgaagttgctgtgagctgtgatgctgcagtactctaccagggcaaccaagtgagactctgtctcaaaaaaaaaaaggctcggcgcctgtggctcaagtggctaaggcgccagccacgtacacctgagctggcgggttcgaatccagcctgggcccaccaaacaacaatgacagctgcaaccaaaaaaatagctgggcgttgtggcgggtgcctgtagtcccagctactcgggaggctgaggcaagagaatcgcttaagcccaggagttggaggttgctgtgagctgtgatgccacagcactctacccagggcaacagcttgaggctctgtctcaaaaaaaaaaaaaaaaagttaaaaacacattaaatgtattttttaacccttttttcttttctttttttttttttttgtagagacagagtctcactttatggcccttggtagagtgccgtggcctcacacagctcacagcaacctccaactcctgggcttaagcgattctcttgcctcagcctcccgagtagctgggactacaggcgcccgccacaacgcccggctattttttggttgcagatcagctggggccgggattgaacctgccaccctcggtatatagggccggcgccctaccaactgagccacaggcgccaccctaacccttttttcttaacataatttaggtgtgctgtgaaatttaaaaaaaaagttgaaaaatactgctctagCCAAAGGATTAGGGAAAAGGCAACCTAGCAACACAGAAAAGTTTAGATTGCTCTACTCAGCCAAATTCCACAGTAAAAAACTGTGGCACTGCCTCCACCCTTCACAGCAACTGAATGGTGTGCCCAGACTTCCACTCTCATCAGGTTATAACATTCCCCAATCCCTGACTAGCTTGTGTCAGAGGCTAAGCACAGAGCTGGGACCTACTTTGCTGCTGGGTGATAACATTCCCCATGATGTCAGTGGAGACCATTTGGAGAGCCTGGCCTTCCATCCCCATCAGTGCTAACTATTACCCCTCACCCTTCCCAAGAGTGTGGCATTTGAGGTCAGGTGGAGTGTCTAAACTTTCACCACTGCCCACTGATGAGGCCACTCCATCCAGTATCAGCGGAGGCCGTAAGAGGTAACCCAGCTCCTCCCAGCCagagtcatatttttttttttttttttttttgcagtttttggtcagggctgggtttgaacccgccacctctggcatatggggccagcgccctactcctttgagccacaggagccgccctccaGCCAGAGTCATAGCAGAGGCTTGGGTGGGAGCCAGAACTCTCTCTTGCCCGGCAGTGATGAGGAGTCCCTCCCTGACCCTGAGTGGCAACAGAATCTGAGCAGACATCCCGGACTTCCACTCTATGTGGCTATAACAAAGCAGTGCCCCTTTCCCCAGCAGGCTGGTGTCAGAGGCAGactagtaaaataaaacattatagtaggggctcggcacctgtggctcaagcagctaaggcgccagccacatacacctgagctggcaggttcgaatccagcccaggccctccaaacaacgactgcaaccaaaaaatagccgggcattgtggtgggtgtctgtagtcccagctacttgggaggctgaggcagagaatcacttgagcccaggagttggaggatgctgtgagctgtgatgccacagaactctacccaggttgacagctggaggctctgtctcaaaaaaaaaaaaaaaaaacaaaaacatttaagtaGAATTCAGAGCTTCATAACCTAAATACCTCACATGTCCAGGATTCAATCAAAAATCATGTGTTACACCAAGAACCAAGACGATTCTAAGTTAAATGAGAAAAGGCAGCCAACAGACACGAACACCAAGATGACACAGACCTTAGAACTATCCAACAATTTTAAAGCAGTCATTTACATGTTACCATGAGCAATTAAGAACacacttgaaacaaatgaaaaagtagaaagtCTCAGCAAACTAAACAAAGAGGAACcagaattttagaactgaaaaatgtaGTAGCTGGGAAAAAAACTTAATGGATGGGGCTAAACCATAGAATGGAGGAGACTGAAGAAAATactcttaaataaaattatttgatctAACAAGAGAAAATGGATTGGGGGTGGCAGTGGGGCAGAAAGCCCAGACATCAGGGACCTGTGCAACTATAACAAAAGATGTAACACGCAAGTCACTGGATTCTTGGAGAGGACTGAAAAAATTTTCaaggaaataatggctgaaaaatcCCCAAATTTGCCAAAAGGCATAAACAGATTTAGGAAGCTGAGTGTACCCACAAATAGGATAAACTTAAACCAATACACATCAAACTTCTGAAAATCCAGCTGCCCAGCCTAGTTTTGGAAATTGTATTTTATCGGAATACAGGAAAACCATTCCTTTACTTATTACTTGTGGCTGTTTTCTTGCTACAACAGTACAATTTGCAAAAGACTGTATGGTTGCAGACTACAATATTTACTTTCtgtccctttacagaaaaaatttgccAACTTCTGATAGTTTGACTCCTCTGCCTTTAGGTTCAGAAACAGTCTGCAGACCAAGAATGGAACAGCAACAAAGTTCACAAATGGCTGCATCAACCAGAATGTCAATCAATTTACGTATAAATCCTCTGGCCAATATTATTCAGCTACATGGaaagtcccccccccccccaatttttttcgCAACTTATAACACTTTTATTACAAAGCTGTTAATAATGAATACAAAAAACAAGGGAGGTAATTTGTGTGAACCGTGAAATACTGATGCCCTCTcccaggcagggctgggtggTCAAGCTGTTCCAGGCACACAGTGGCTAACACTGcctggattttttgttgttgttgttccacaGGGATttgcaatgaaagaaaaaaaaaaagagagaaaacaatttttggggggcatttttttatttctctaacctACTTCagagaaagttttcaattttaactttcttacagaaaattaaaaacatacaagaaaataatacaatgaaCCCTGATTGATCAACCCAATTTCATTTATTACCATCTTTTCATGGTTGGTCTTTGTCCAAACTTCTTACCCACTTTCCTCAAACCCATGGATTTTATGAAGTAAATCTAAGGTTATTACCACTTTTCTGGGaatctttgtctcttttgtaAGGGAGGCAATTTTCTCTCTTTAGTGGAAGCATATAAGCCAATGGCTGATGGCAAACATGCTTGCCACCATGTAGAACAGTGACTTCCTAACCTCATACAGAATAAAATCTAGTCATTACAATGGTGTACGAGGCCCTACATGATCTggcccagcagttctcaacctgtgggttgtgaccccctttaacaatgaaaatacatcctgcgtatcagatatttacacattataattcataacactaccaaattacagttatgaagtaacaacgaaaataattttatggctgaggatcacaacatgaggaactttattaaagggtcatggcattaggaaaacCACTGATCTGGCCCCTGGATGCCTCTGAGGGTCTCAACTGTTGCACTGGCTAGAGTGTAGTAGCATCATCACTGTTGAGCTCACTGTAAGCTCAaccccctgggctcaagcctcctgcctcagcctcccaaatagctagggcTACCAgcagccacaatgcctagctagtatttttagtgaagacaggatatcttgctcttgctgatcttgaactcctaagctcaagcaatccacctgcctcagcctcccagtgtgctaggattataggtgtgagccatcatgcctacCAAAAATCTGCCTTATTACGGACTCTTAATAATTCAGAGACTTAGCTGCAAATGACTATTGAAGTTCCATCTATCCTTGGCTgcaaatgattcttttttctttttttttgtagagacagtctcactttatggcccttggtagagtgccgtggcgtcacacaactcacagcaacctccaatgcctgggcccaagcgattctcttgcctcagcctcccgagcagctgggaccacaggcgcccggccattttttggttgaagtttggccagggccgggcttgaacccaccaccctcggtatatggggccggcgccccactgactgagccacaggcgccgccctggctacAAATGATTCTTAAAGCATCCTTGTTCCTTGGCTGCAAATGATTGTTAAAGCTCCATAGTTATCAGTCCTGAAGGAGCACCAAGACCTAGTCACTTGCATAATCCTACTTACGTGGAGACCAGCAAATAGATATCAAACTTGAATCCTTGGCTAACCTGTAACTGTAGTTTGTTTCATCACATTAAACTTAGAAAAGGCAGGCATAAGCCCCAATTTTGATAATcctcaaaatggaaataaagataagtatttctttctttttttttttgaagtttttggccagggctgggtttgaacctgccacctccggcatatggggccagcgccctactcctttgagccacaggcaccacccaaagctAAGTATTTCTAAATACTTAAGAAAACCTACGAAGACAAAAACCTATGTCCATTCTTTATAATGATAGAGGTAGGAAGAAAATGGTGCTAGAAACTAACTGTATAGATTCATATAAATTTCATAAGCACAAAGTTTATTCtgaataaatcattttataattactGAAAAAGATGTTCATTACTATACTTAGCTATGTATTTAAATtatctaaacaaaataaacatggcaatgatataaaaatgttaagaaatttacAAAGCTGTACAAAATaacttagtattttaaaattagactGATACAGTCCACTCTGTAAGATCTCTTCAGGAAAGCTGAACACAATTACGGATCTATTGAGTTTTTCTCATTAAGTCAAAGAAAGGATGCTTTAAAGCTTCTTTGAGAGTAATTCTTTCGGCTGGATCATACTCCAACATCTTCTGAATGAGGTCAAAGAGAAGTTCATGTTCAGCATCCTGAGAAAGCATaaattcctaaaagaaaaatagaaatacactCAATAGCTGTCTCTAGTTATCTTTACTGTATTTTGTCACAACCATGAAAACAGGAGAAGCTACAGGTTTTGATCATTAAGCAATACCCCAGACTTACTTTCAGAGGTTTACAGCGCCTTGAAACATATCTGCCAGCAGAACTGTGCTCATCCCAATCTAATCGATCATGATGGAAATATTTACGTTTCCTAAAAATAAGTCAATATCCATTCATGTTTATAACacgaatttataaataaaaaaaaaagaaacttaaaacatCCAGCAAAGGTGAATGGTCGCATCAATTACTACCCTTTTACAGATCAAAGACTAATGCTGGTCTAGAAACTTCAAATGTAACCAAAGGATAGAAATTAGGTCATCTCCCTCCCATCAACTAATCTGCTGCTTAACTGAAAAAGCATTAGTTTGACTTAtaccagttttttttgttgttgttgttttagagaaagagtttcactttatcgccctcggtagagtgccatggtgtcacagctcacagcaacctccaattcctgggcttagacaattcccttgcctcagcctcctgagtagctaggattacagacacccatCCCAAGGCCCGgatattttctgttgcagtgtgGCAGGGGCCAGATTCgatcccaccaccctcggtatatggggccagcatcctacccataAGCACCGCCCTTGACTTATACTTGTTTtataaagttcttttgttttgtttttttgagacagagtctcacttcgttaaCCCGAGTACAgtcccatcatagctcacagcaacctcaaattcttgggctcaagtgtttctcttgtctcagtctcatgaatagctgggactacaggtgcctgccacaacatgcagctattttttagagacagggtctcgcagttggtcaggctggtcttgaacctgtgaactcaggcaatctacccactttggcctcccagagtgctaggattacaggtgtgagccaccacacctggccttgtttTACAAAGTTCTAATCAAAACACATGGCCAAGGCCAAGTGGTAATAAGAACAGCActaactctttaaaaaaacataccTGGTTTTCTGTATCATATGTTTTGGTAAAGGTCCAAGAATCCTTTCCATCATTGCCAAGTGCTCCTTACTATCATGTGtctaaaataataaaggaaaaacaacttAACAATCTCTGCATACACATTgtgcttcattttcattttaacatagTGGCTAATTTTCTAGTCTATAGATGATTAAGTCACAAAGAAGGTGACCACCAAAAAGGCACACTTTACTgccaagtttatttatttatttgagacagagtttccttatgttgccctcggtagagagctgtggcatcacagctcacagcaatctcaaactcttgggcttaagcgattctcttgcctcagcctcccggtctcccaagtagctgggactacaagcgcctaccacaatgcccggatattttgttgttgttgcagttgtcattgttgttttagcagccctgggaggggtttgaacccactagccacAGCATACGTGGCTgatgctctagccactgagctacaggcaccgaacctatCGCAAGTTACGGCTGATAGCAAAAACTATTCAGGCCCACAGAACAAGTTTGACAATGATTCCTCTAAaatcaggggtcttcaaactgcagcctgcaggccacatgaggcggtatgattgtttgttcccgttttgtttttttttacttcaaagtaagatatgtgcaatgtgcataggaattttttcttttaaactatagtccagccctccaatggtctgagggacagtgaattggccccctgtttaaaaagtttgaggacccctgctctaaatgGACAGGCTAAGTGCTTTAGCCTTAAAGCACTTTAAGCAGTTTTAAAAAACTGCTTCAAATAAAATGACTATTAAGAAAAGAtacatcgggtggcgcctgtggctcagtgagcagggcgccagccccgtatactgagggtggcaggttcaaacccggccccggccaaactgcaacaaaaaaatagcagggcattgtagcgagcgcctgtagtaccagctacttgggaggctgaggcaggagaatcgcctaggcccaggagttggaggttgctgtgagctctgtgacgccacggcactctactgacagcaataaagtgaaactctgtctctacaaaaaaaaaaaaaaaaaaagaaaagatacattgtaattacatctttatttctttatgctTATCTACAATTAATAGCCTACGACGAAAAATGCTATATTAAAGCTAtatgtggcggcgcctgtggctcagtcggtaaggcgccggccccatatgccgagggtggcgggttcaaacccggccccggccaaactgcaaccaaaaaatagccagccgttgtggcacgcgcctgtagtcccagctgctcggaggctgaggcaagagaatcgcttaagccaggagttggaggttgctgtgagctgtgtgaggccacagcactctaccgagggccataaagtgagactccgtctctacaaaaaaaacgcTATATGTATACTTTGAATTAAAGTACTACTTCACATAAATAGGCCCCTTTCTTGTACAAAAGAGTAGAACAGATCATTGTCACTTACTGGAAATACTGTAAACCCAAGGTAGTATTCAATAAGAATGCATCCTATACTCCAGACGTCACATGGCTGAGACCACCCTAAGGctgtaaaacaaagcaaaatattagGGAAAAATCCTCGATATTTCTTAAAGACATTAGAAGTCAGTTAACAAAACAACACCACATGTGATATCTGAAGTGGAAGAATCTTAAGGAATCATTTAATCCAAAGTTAAATACAATATAATAGCATTACATTTAAAAGGGCTTTTGAACTGAGcttggttgctcacacctgtaatcctagcactctgggaggctgaggtgggtggactgcctgagcaagagcaaaaccctctctctaaaaatagttgagtgTTGGGCAgcccggtggctcaaaggagtaaggcaccagccccatatgctggaggtgctgggttcaaacccagccccagccaagaactgccaaaaaaaaaaaaaaaaaaatagttgagtgttgtgctgggtgccttagtcccagttacttgggaggctgagccaagagaatcatttgagcccaagagtctgaggttgctgtgagctatgatgccatggcattctacccagggcaacaaagtaagactctgtctcaaaataagtaaataaatacataaataaaagggCTTTGGTGATATAAGGTTTGAAATCTCAACCTACTTGAGAGACAACCAGTGCTAATGCAACTAGTGATTTGGGAATAATTTTTCCTGAGCCTTAGGTCCTTAACCTGTAAGACGGGAGCTGTCTGCATCATGCAAAGACTGAGCAGTCATAAAGtgtctaattattattatttaatcattaaATAATGATTATTAAATAACTCATTAAATTATTACCCCTATCATATATTACAAATATGCAAGAATTCCAGTAAGATTAAGCCTCTAGCTCATAGTCCCAGAGCTCATTAGCTGAAACAATTGAGAGCTTAAAATCTGTAATCTGTTTCATGATATTAatcccttaaaaagaaaaagataaggctcagtgcctgtaactcagcaactagggcaccagtcacacacaccagggctggcaggtttgaacccaaccagggtctgccaaacaatggcggcaactgcaataaaaaaatagctgggtgttgtgatgagcgcctgtagtctcagctacttgggaggctaaggcaagagaatcacttaagcccaagagtttgaggttgctgtgagctgtgatgccatagcactctgctgagggtgacaaagtgagactctttaaaaagggcagcgcctgtggctccctgggtagggcgccagccccatatatagagggtggcgggttcaaacctgaccccagccaaactgcaataaaaaaaaaaaaaaaaaaatagcagggcgttgtggcaggcgcctgtagtctcagctactcgggagactgaggcaagagaatcgcttaagcccaggagttggaggttgctgtggtctgtgacgccacggcactctaccaagggcagtaaagtgagactctgtctctgaaaaaaaaaaaaagagagagagagaaacatgtaAAAAATCCTATAAATGAGACCTTgaactataaacaaattttaagtcagtatcaataataaaatacccaggtccgggcggcgcctgtggctcagtcggtaaggcaccggccccattaccgagggtggcgggttcaggcccggccccggctgaactgcaaaccaaaaaatagctgggcgttgtggcgggtgcctgtagttccagctactcgggaggctgaggcaagagaatcgcttcagcccaggagttggaggttgctgtgagctgtgagatgccatggcactctaccgagagcgatacagtgagactctgtctctaaaaaaaaacaaatacccagGTCCTCAAACCACAATTAATACTAACCTAAGATAACTTCAGGTGCTCTATAATGTCTTGTAGATACTAATGTACTGTGATGTTCATCATCATAGGTTGCACTTCCGAAGTCTACAACTTTAATATCTGGATTTATTAAGGTACGTTCATCACGTTTCTGAAAAATCATAAATGAGTTTAAGATAACATAAAATACTCATTTGAAATTATGAAGATAACATATTGTAGACTTACCATTTTGGGATTATACACCTCTGTGTAGTCAGATTGCACAAATAGGATGTTTTCAGGCTTTAAGTCTGTGTGAGTCAATTTATTACTgtgcaaaactgaaaatgaaacagaaaataatggTTGTAatctgaaaatcagaaaatacaagGCAAACCAAAGCCCGAAACTTTCTTATACCTTTCCCACATGCCCAAAGAAGTGGTCAACAATATTCAAGTCTGCTGAAAAATGATCAGGGACTAAAATCTACTACCCCTTCCTTAAAAAGCCCActgcaggggcagcgcctgtggctcagtgagtagggcaccggccccatatactggaggtggcaggttcaaacccccccccccaaaaaaaaaaacacaaaaaacaaaaaacccactgcAGCtatatgcaaaaggaaaaaaaaaaaaacacaaaaaacaaaaaacaacttccaATGAAGCTGAGATTTGCGatgctttaattttttccctaagGTTCTTGGTTAACATTTAGAAGTAAGAAAGTAACTCAGTTTGCATATCAACAGTATATTATATATGCTAGATAATATCTTATTTACTGAGAAATGCACACTGCAGACCAATAGCTTATTACCAAGTAAATTTTTTATacctactcttcctcctcctttcttgatAAAAATTGCACATATATGGGATAAGATTCATATTATGTCTACACTGTttaatggctaaatcaagctaattaacatctGCGTTACACCTCACATACTTTTGATGGTTAAGAACACTTAAgattaggcagtgcctgtggctcattggatagggtgttggccccatataccgagggtggcaggcttgaacccggccctggccagctaaaacagtaatgacaactgcaacaacaataacaaaaaaaagctgggcattgtggcgggtggctgtagtctcagctactcgggaggctgaggcaagagaatcgcttaagcccaacagctggaagttgctgtgagctgtgacaccatagcactctacaaagggcaaaaAAGtcagactgtctaaaaaaaaaagagagaggacacTTAAAATCCATGCTTACCAATTTAAGCATAAGTATTAAAACTAACTTATGGGCACCGTGACATATAATAGGCATCTGAAACTTATTCTTCCTAACTGAAATTTACTAACCTTTGCCCAACATCTCTAAACACCCATCCCTTAATTTAtgactactcttttttttttttggtttttggccaggttaggtttgaacccactacctccagcatatgggaccggcgccctactccttgagccacaggcgccgcccaatttatgACTACTCTTAAACTGAGCCTCCAAGTCCCATGTTAGGtcctatttttaaagatgcaAATCCACCTGGCATTTAGTCTCAAATTCAAGTTTCCACAAGATGTGCCAAAAACTTACAATTCACAGACTTGCATATCTGATATGCCATCTTCCTGATATGATCCAGTCGAAATGGTAGAAAACCATTTTCCTTAATGAAGTCGTAAGTACTAAGTCCCAGTAGTTCAAACACAATGCAGATGTGACCATGATGCTCAAACCACTCCAACATCTGGACACATCgactagaaacacatgaaaaataactTAGTACAGCTTCTCACAAGTCAAATCTGCTGGAGGCCATTTTTCAAGTCCCAATTCAATACTTACAAAGTACTGTTGGGGTCTGTTGTATTTAGGTGTTCCAGAACTTGTATTTCTGAGCGAGCAGCTTCACAATATCTATCcacatttttaactatttttactGCTACATGTCTACCTCCCCTGTTAgagaaaataagttaaaaaatgataaagaaaacacaggaacACAAAAGGTAAAGGGAAAAAACTGTATACTATCTTAAGAAATTTTAATCAGTAATTCAATGGAGATAATTAAGCCTGTAACACCAATTTAGAAGAGTTACCATCCCTGTGTTATCAAAATGAATTATGgtactttctgaaaataaaagatgGCCTAGacatagtggcttatgcctggaattctagcactctgggaggctgaggccagaggaccccttgagctcaggagttggagaccagctggaacaaagtgagacccccttctctactaaagctagaaaaactacccaggcactgtggtgggtgcctatggtccctgctacttgggaggctaaggaggatcactcaaacccaggagtctgaggctgctgtgagctaggcttagGCCATGTCGCTCTAGCCCAGGCAAAGAGCGAGACTGAGACCATCATCTACATATATGTATGCTGCAAGGTAACTACTACCCTGAAAAGATAAGGGTTGAACCAAACTTCAAAGGCACCTAATATAAAATGAAGGCTGAAAACCACagatctgggggggggggggggaattctGGCCACAACTATGCCCATAATACGTCAAATGACAAAATACGTTCTCAGCCTGGAATTAGTAGCCATGTACAGCTGGGTGCAacagctcatgtctgtaatcctagcactctgggaggccaaggtgggaggttatcttgagctcaggagttgaagaccagcttgagccagagcaagaccctgtctctactaaaaatagaaaaactagccagacattgtggtggacacctgtagtcccagctattccagaggctaaAGAGGAGGATCACTCAGACCTAGGAgtttatggttgctgtgagctaggctgactgcacagcactctagcctaggcaagagagttgagactctgtcccccaataCCCCGCAAAAAGTTGCAAGTACGATTAATAGCTACTGCTTAAATAATACTATGGGTACTAAGTATCTTTAAGTGGAGATATCTTATATCCAAGTCAAAAGACCCAAGCTAAAAAAGTACAAACACACAGCTGTAACTCATGgtcaaaccaattttttttttttttttttttgagacagagcctcaagctgtcaccctggatagagtgctgtgacatcacagctcataggaacctccaactcctgggctcaagccattctcctgcctcagcctcccaagtatctgggactacaggcacctgtcacgatgcctggttactttttggttgcagctgtcgtttagcgggcccaggctggattcgaacccg contains:
- the CLK1 gene encoding dual specificity protein kinase CLK1, with the protein product MRHSKRTYDSEWEEKDWDCGKWRSSSSHKRKKRSHSSARENKRCKYNHSKTSDSHYLESRSINEKDYYSRRYIDEYRNDYSQGCELGYRHRDHESRYQNHSSKSSGRSGRSSYKSKHRIHHSTSHHRSHGKSHRRKRTRSVEDDEEGHLICQSGDVLSARYEIVDTLGEGAFGKVVECIDHKAGGRHVAVKIVKNVDRYCEAARSEIQVLEHLNTTDPNSTFRCVQMLEWFEHHGHICIVFELLGLSTYDFIKENGFLPFRLDHIRKMAYQICKSVNFLHSNKLTHTDLKPENILFVQSDYTEVYNPKMKRDERTLINPDIKVVDFGSATYDDEHHSTLVSTRHYRAPEVILALGWSQPCDVWSIGCILIEYYLGFTVFPTHDSKEHLAMMERILGPLPKHMIQKTRKRKYFHHDRLDWDEHSSAGRYVSRRCKPLKEFMLSQDAEHELLFDLIQKMLEYDPAERITLKEALKHPFFDLMRKTQ